The Polaribacter tangerinus genome has a segment encoding these proteins:
- a CDS encoding T9SS type A sorting domain-containing protein: MIKKITLTLLFFTSAFIYGQTTISNFETGEPGVDALAGGIVASVETNPVMSGLNTSANSLRVSRSDTGWWGFVNVDVTPDIAIAAAPNDVKFLSMLVNFPAQPDLGVRFSAAAGDNGTNDMIIRGFNKYDASAANTWQEIVFEIRTSKTGTHTFTTETLFKLVIHPDQGYENSPSGQVLDATTFGYIDNIRILDTNPLENTWLGGTSSDWSTASNWSKGAIPISTDFVEIPTGTTFTPVISNTTGASIQNLTVATGVNVTVENGGSLLISGTAPEVTGSIIYKRTLTADADPSKAWHLVTSPLAGVSIINFMAANTLASGTTNTNFRGVGNYVNDGSGFNYYSSNYSGSDAFNVGKGFAIKNAAAGDVEFSGFFRKGDKHFSISQGTDNFNLVGNAFLAYMNLGTFFTNNNATDRLSEATIWLWDPSANSGNGGYVTKMAGTDAAFEVAPGQAFFVSAGPVASNVVSFSEANQSHQIDTFLKKNSTRTEIELKITQGGLINNTKLYYIEGTSTGFDNGFDGSLFTGTVSDLSIYTELVADNNGKKIAVQSLPNSDYESMIIPIGVKATKGKEITISSSTLNLPKEISVFLEDRENNTFTDLTQSDFSVVLEEDLDGSGRFFLRTSSQVLSTNSSELKDISIYQSNNNLKIIGLQQEDGSISIFNILGKQIMLNKFETSNTLNVGLSSLATGIYIVRLQTAKGTLNKKIIIE; encoded by the coding sequence GAGAACCGGGGGTAGATGCTTTAGCTGGTGGTATAGTTGCCTCTGTTGAAACAAACCCAGTAATGTCAGGGTTAAATACATCTGCTAATAGTTTAAGAGTAAGTAGATCTGATACAGGTTGGTGGGGATTTGTAAATGTAGATGTTACTCCTGATATTGCTATAGCTGCTGCACCTAATGACGTTAAATTTTTAAGTATGTTGGTAAATTTCCCAGCTCAGCCAGATTTAGGTGTTCGATTTTCTGCTGCTGCAGGGGATAATGGCACTAACGATATGATTATAAGAGGTTTTAATAAATATGATGCTTCTGCTGCAAATACTTGGCAAGAAATAGTATTTGAGATTAGAACATCAAAGACTGGTACACATACTTTTACTACAGAAACATTGTTTAAACTTGTAATTCATCCTGATCAGGGTTATGAGAATAGCCCTTCTGGTCAAGTATTAGATGCAACAACGTTTGGTTATATAGACAATATAAGAATATTAGATACTAATCCCTTAGAAAATACTTGGTTAGGTGGTACGTCTTCAGATTGGTCTACAGCAAGTAATTGGTCTAAAGGAGCTATCCCTATTTCTACAGATTTTGTAGAAATACCAACAGGTACTACTTTTACTCCGGTAATAAGTAATACTACTGGAGCAAGCATTCAAAATTTAACAGTCGCTACTGGTGTTAATGTAACAGTAGAAAATGGAGGTTCTTTACTTATCAGTGGAACTGCACCTGAAGTTACTGGTTCTATAATATATAAAAGAACATTAACAGCAGATGCAGATCCTTCAAAAGCATGGCATTTAGTTACTTCTCCATTAGCTGGTGTGAGTATTATTAATTTTATGGCTGCTAATACTTTGGCATCAGGAACTACAAATACAAATTTTAGAGGAGTAGGTAATTATGTTAATGACGGATCTGGATTTAATTATTATTCAAGTAATTATTCTGGTTCAGATGCTTTTAATGTAGGTAAAGGTTTTGCTATAAAAAATGCTGCTGCTGGAGACGTCGAATTTTCAGGTTTTTTTAGAAAAGGAGATAAGCATTTTAGTATATCTCAAGGAACAGACAACTTTAACCTAGTAGGAAATGCATTTTTAGCATATATGAATTTAGGTACTTTCTTTACAAATAACAATGCTACAGATAGATTATCAGAAGCTACAATTTGGTTATGGGATCCTAGTGCAAATAGTGGTAATGGAGGTTATGTTACAAAAATGGCAGGAACAGATGCTGCTTTTGAAGTTGCTCCTGGTCAAGCCTTTTTTGTTAGTGCAGGCCCTGTTGCTTCTAATGTAGTTTCTTTTTCAGAAGCTAATCAAAGTCATCAAATAGATACGTTCTTAAAAAAGAATTCTACTAGAACCGAAATTGAATTAAAGATAACTCAAGGTGGTTTAATAAATAACACAAAGTTATACTATATTGAAGGTACTTCAACTGGTTTTGATAATGGTTTTGATGGTTCTCTATTTACTGGTACTGTAAGCGATTTATCTATTTATACAGAGTTAGTTGCTGATAATAATGGAAAGAAGATTGCTGTACAATCCTTACCAAATTCAGATTATGAAAGCATGATTATTCCTATTGGTGTTAAAGCAACAAAAGGTAAAGAAATTACAATATCTTCATCAACACTAAATTTACCAAAAGAAATTAGTGTGTTTTTAGAAGATAGAGAAAACAATACGTTTACAGACTTAACTCAGTCTGATTTCAGTGTAGTATTAGAAGAAGATTTAGATGGATCAGGAAGATTCTTTTTAAGAACGTCTTCTCAAGTACTTTCTACTAACTCTTCAGAACTAAAAGATATTAGTATTTATCAAAGTAATAATAATCTTAAAATTATTGGGTTACAACAAGAAGATGGTAGTATTTCTATATTTAATATATTAGGTAAACAAATAATGCTTAATAAATTTGAAACAAGTAATACCTTAAATGTAGGGTTATCTAGTTTAGCTACTGGTATTTATATTGTAAGGTTACAAACCGCTAAAGGAACTTTAAATAAGAAAATAATAATAGAATAA
- a CDS encoding tyrosine-type recombinase/integrase, protein MSTGLSVKPSMWIQKQMRARVHSSFPEAKKINERLQNFETSFQKITYELIDKKTTISAKEFKERIKKEAQLPSYVKDGKSFWYYFDEFVAFKKKTQSSYVYRDYHYSLRKHLKATESMHGRITGFSSLKQESDSFYDLFYEYLSYEAINQEGNKGLSVNTVGKNVKNLKAFLHWCFDKEICTRFPLKHMVVEQVESDKVYLTQDEIQKLYELKDLSTKEKETRDLFLIACETGMRFKNLTQIKKINYQDDQLIFFQVKSSGIKAKLIIPLSDLHREIASSYNYELPKLNYNTFVFNKTLRSLCEEAGIDQEVLVQKVSKYGTRELVSKKYELVSSHTARRSFCTNKFLKGLPASVIMKFSGHSSERSFLKYLKLDAEVVAKKYKAFF, encoded by the coding sequence ATGTCAACTGGTCTTTCAGTTAAACCTAGTATGTGGATTCAAAAGCAAATGAGAGCGCGAGTCCATAGCTCATTTCCCGAAGCAAAAAAAATAAATGAGCGACTCCAGAACTTTGAAACTTCCTTTCAGAAAATCACTTATGAGCTAATTGATAAAAAGACAACAATTAGTGCAAAAGAATTTAAAGAACGTATTAAAAAAGAAGCACAACTTCCCTCTTACGTGAAAGACGGAAAATCTTTTTGGTATTATTTTGATGAATTTGTAGCCTTTAAAAAAAAGACTCAATCTAGTTATGTTTATAGAGATTATCATTATTCACTCCGTAAGCATTTAAAAGCAACAGAGTCAATGCATGGACGTATAACAGGGTTTTCTAGCTTAAAACAAGAAAGTGATAGTTTTTATGACCTGTTTTATGAATACCTAAGTTACGAAGCCATTAACCAAGAAGGCAATAAAGGACTTTCTGTAAATACCGTAGGAAAAAATGTAAAAAACTTAAAAGCATTTTTACATTGGTGTTTTGACAAAGAGATATGTACGCGATTTCCTTTAAAACATATGGTTGTAGAACAAGTAGAGTCTGATAAAGTTTATTTAACCCAAGATGAAATACAGAAACTATATGAACTTAAAGATTTATCAACTAAAGAAAAGGAAACGCGTGATTTGTTTTTAATTGCTTGTGAAACCGGAATGCGTTTTAAAAATTTAACTCAGATTAAAAAAATAAACTACCAAGACGACCAATTAATTTTCTTTCAAGTAAAATCTTCGGGAATCAAAGCAAAACTAATCATTCCTTTAAGCGATTTACATCGAGAAATTGCCAGCTCTTACAATTACGAACTCCCTAAACTGAATTATAATACGTTTGTTTTCAATAAAACCCTGCGTTCGTTATGCGAAGAGGCGGGCATAGACCAAGAGGTTTTAGTACAGAAAGTAAGTAAATACGGAACTCGTGAGCTGGTTTCTAAAAAATATGAGTTGGTAAGTTCACATACGGCCCGTCGTTCTTTTTGTACTAATAAATTTCTAAAGGGACTCCCCGCTTCTGTAATTATGAAATTCTCTGGTCATAGCAGTGAACGCTCGTTTCTTAAATATCTAAAATTAGATGCTGAAGTAGTCGCCAAAAAATATAAAGCATTTTTTTAA